A single Anatilimnocola floriformis DNA region contains:
- a CDS encoding GumC family protein, producing the protein MIEPQVIWQTLDFVKSALWRHRVVAASVTVLLSLAITAGVWFMPKSYISEAKVFVRFGRENQLDPTASNGQSISISETRESEINSLQEILRSRAMLDRVVTLLGPSYILDGTDHGPEVLTTSVSSTATNAGIPSQLHQLAVRKLEKDLEVASPRKTTIIDIRARAKRPELAQLIVSKLVEVYLDEHVRVHRTPGSFEFFESQTTAFQSQWHAAADQLQLFKTKNKIVTVDGKRTQLQALISDLEQRLFAAESEVTSSEARIISLKESIRLLPEFIASQKVKQPSVAMEGMKQTLFQLQGKEQELLAKMTDDHPMVLAVKHQVEDLREILEGQEVDSVAQTHVINPARQTLELDLLKEQSTVDSLQGRIKSLRSQQAEHYVALASLNSAEVRLANLQRDVDLAEVRYKSYAEKLEQARINRSLDEERISSLSIVQPASYATNPQGPRKLMIVALGAFVAVGAGLILALGLAWFNPVLINADLIQRQLQLPVMGVVAVR; encoded by the coding sequence ATGATCGAACCTCAGGTAATCTGGCAGACCCTGGATTTTGTGAAGAGCGCCCTTTGGCGGCACCGCGTCGTCGCCGCGAGCGTCACAGTCCTCCTCTCGCTCGCCATCACGGCCGGCGTGTGGTTCATGCCCAAGTCGTATATTTCGGAAGCCAAGGTCTTCGTGCGTTTCGGCCGCGAAAATCAGCTCGATCCAACCGCTTCGAACGGCCAGTCGATTTCGATCAGCGAAACCCGCGAAAGCGAAATCAACTCGCTGCAGGAAATTCTTCGCAGCCGGGCGATGCTCGATCGGGTCGTCACGCTGCTTGGTCCGTCGTACATCCTTGACGGAACCGACCACGGCCCTGAAGTGCTAACCACTTCGGTTTCGTCGACCGCAACCAACGCCGGCATTCCTTCGCAGCTCCATCAATTGGCGGTGCGCAAACTGGAAAAGGACTTGGAAGTTGCCTCGCCGCGTAAGACCACGATCATCGACATTCGCGCTCGGGCCAAACGTCCTGAACTGGCTCAGCTAATTGTTTCCAAGTTGGTTGAAGTTTATCTCGATGAGCACGTCCGCGTTCACCGCACACCGGGCTCGTTCGAATTTTTCGAAAGCCAGACAACGGCCTTCCAATCGCAATGGCACGCGGCCGCGGATCAGTTGCAACTGTTCAAGACGAAGAACAAGATCGTGACTGTAGATGGCAAACGTACGCAACTGCAGGCCCTGATCAGCGATTTGGAACAACGACTGTTCGCCGCGGAATCGGAAGTGACTTCGTCCGAAGCCCGCATCATTTCGCTGAAGGAATCGATTCGCCTGTTGCCGGAATTCATCGCCTCGCAAAAAGTGAAGCAGCCTAGCGTGGCCATGGAAGGGATGAAGCAAACACTGTTTCAGCTGCAAGGCAAAGAGCAGGAATTGCTCGCCAAAATGACCGATGATCATCCGATGGTCCTCGCCGTGAAGCATCAAGTGGAAGACCTGCGTGAAATCCTCGAAGGCCAAGAAGTCGACAGCGTTGCTCAAACGCACGTCATCAATCCTGCGCGGCAGACGCTGGAACTCGACCTGCTGAAGGAACAATCGACGGTCGATTCGCTGCAAGGTCGCATCAAGTCGTTGCGTTCGCAACAAGCCGAGCACTACGTCGCGTTGGCGTCGCTCAACTCGGCCGAAGTGCGGCTGGCAAATTTGCAGCGCGACGTCGACCTGGCCGAAGTTCGCTACAAGAGCTATGCCGAGAAGCTCGAACAAGCCCGCATCAACCGCTCGCTCGACGAAGAGCGGATCAGCAGCTTGAGCATCGTGCAGCCGGCGTCGTATGCAACAAATCCGCAAGGGCCGCGGAAGTTGATGATCGTGGCGCTCGGCGCCTTCGTTGCTGTGGGAGCGGGCCTGATTCTGGCCTTGGGCCTGGCCTGGTTCAATCCAGTGCTGATCAACGCCGATTTGATTCAGCGGCAGTTGCAGTTGCCGGTGATGGGTGTGGTCGCTGTCAGGTAA
- a CDS encoding ATP-binding cassette domain-containing protein: protein MPLITVRDLKIGFRGPLLLDGVSCQIDPGERIGLLGRNGAGKTTFMRIISGEVQPDAGDVTFAPGSKMSLLPQDVPPEISGLVHDVIAGGVSHTSDDHEPSWQIEQRIEQLIAEMDLPAKAEFLTLSTGLKRRVLLARALASKPDLLLLDEPTNHLDVTSITWLEEFLLRWNATLIFVTHDRMFLRKLATRILEVDRGRLFDWTCDYDTFLKRKELALAAEEKQNALFDKKLAEEEVWIRTGIKARRTRNEGRVRALKALRLVRSERQEVTGKVQLVIQESERSGALVCDTEDVTFSYGDKSVFRDFSTTIMRGDKIGVIGPNGAGKTTLLRVLLGQLQPQSGSVRLGTNLQIAYFDQLRNQLREDETVQEAVGDGNDTIRFQGGSRHIIGYLQDFLFSPDRSRTLVKFLSGGERNRVLLAKLFTKPANVIVLDEPTNDLDAETLELLEERLVEFNGTVLLVSHDREFLNNVVGSSIVFEDGGVKEYVGGYDDWQRQRATRLAAEAAKAAPKVVQETKSAAVAPAKKKLSYKEQKELDGLPALIESLEAQIAELHTVMAAPEFYRQGGDRIAAEQAKLTALETSLTTAYSRWEELEAK from the coding sequence ATGCCCCTGATTACGGTTCGAGATCTGAAGATTGGTTTCCGCGGCCCCCTGCTGCTCGATGGCGTGTCGTGCCAGATCGACCCCGGCGAGCGGATCGGTTTGCTCGGCCGAAATGGCGCCGGCAAAACGACGTTCATGCGGATTATCAGCGGCGAAGTGCAGCCCGACGCGGGCGATGTCACGTTCGCCCCCGGCTCGAAGATGTCGCTCCTGCCGCAAGATGTACCGCCCGAAATTAGTGGGTTGGTTCATGATGTCATTGCTGGCGGCGTGTCGCACACGAGCGACGATCACGAGCCGTCGTGGCAAATCGAGCAGCGAATCGAACAACTGATCGCCGAAATGGATTTGCCGGCGAAAGCGGAGTTTTTAACTCTTTCGACTGGGCTGAAACGCCGCGTGTTGCTCGCGCGGGCATTGGCCAGCAAGCCCGATCTGCTCTTGCTCGACGAACCGACGAACCACCTCGACGTGACGTCTATCACCTGGCTCGAAGAGTTTCTGCTCCGCTGGAATGCCACGCTGATTTTCGTAACGCACGATCGGATGTTTCTCCGCAAGCTGGCCACGCGCATTCTCGAAGTCGACCGAGGCCGGCTGTTCGACTGGACGTGCGATTACGACACGTTTTTGAAACGCAAAGAACTGGCGCTCGCGGCCGAGGAAAAACAGAACGCGCTGTTTGATAAAAAACTCGCTGAAGAAGAAGTCTGGATTCGGACGGGCATTAAGGCGCGGCGAACTCGCAATGAAGGCCGTGTGCGGGCCCTGAAGGCACTACGGTTGGTTCGCAGCGAACGGCAAGAAGTGACCGGTAAGGTGCAACTCGTCATTCAAGAATCCGAACGGAGCGGCGCGCTGGTCTGCGACACCGAGGACGTCACCTTTTCCTATGGCGACAAGTCGGTCTTTCGCGATTTCTCCACGACCATCATGCGGGGCGACAAAATCGGCGTGATCGGTCCGAACGGCGCTGGCAAGACGACCTTGCTTCGCGTGCTGCTCGGCCAATTGCAGCCACAATCGGGCAGCGTGCGACTTGGCACGAACCTGCAGATTGCCTATTTCGATCAGTTGCGGAATCAGCTGCGCGAAGACGAGACCGTGCAGGAAGCCGTCGGCGACGGCAACGATACAATTCGCTTTCAAGGTGGTAGCCGGCACATCATCGGCTACTTGCAGGATTTTCTCTTCAGCCCCGATCGCTCGCGCACGCTCGTAAAATTCCTTTCCGGCGGTGAGCGCAATCGTGTGCTGCTGGCCAAGCTATTCACGAAGCCGGCGAATGTGATCGTGCTCGACGAACCGACGAATGATCTCGACGCCGAGACGCTGGAACTGCTCGAGGAGCGACTGGTCGAATTCAACGGGACGGTTTTGCTCGTGAGCCACGATCGTGAATTTCTAAACAATGTCGTCGGCAGCAGCATCGTGTTCGAAGATGGCGGCGTGAAGGAATACGTCGGCGGTTACGATGATTGGCAACGGCAGCGTGCGACTCGATTGGCTGCTGAAGCGGCGAAGGCAGCGCCGAAAGTGGTGCAAGAAACGAAGTCGGCCGCAGTAGCGCCTGCGAAGAAAAAGCTCAGCTACAAAGAGCAGAAGGAACTCGACGGGCTGCCCGCGCTGATTGAATCGCTCGAAGCGCAGATCGCGGAATTGCACACGGTCATGGCGGCGCCGGAGTTTTATCGGCAGGGCGGTGACAGGATCGCCGCGGAGCAAGCGAAGTTGACCGCGCTTGAAACTTCGCTGACGACGGCCTACTCGCGGTGGGAAGAACTCGAAGCCAAGTAA
- a CDS encoding 3-keto-disaccharide hydrolase: MLCRRLLTCCIGLLFVGYCFTAVGQDAATLHSTLRSNAKGVTYPLFNGKNLQGWKALKCEATVEDGKLVITGGDGLLRSESRYRNFVLDLDYKPRKEAMYDSGIYFRCEEPAAGKASPSRYQVNLKQGDELNLIKYPQARSTGLVKAGDWNHVKLTVIGDRAACEINGKEAWATDGIEAEEGYLGIQVEVPAGGQFEFKNIQVTEVGYESLFNGKDLAGWQGAGEEASACWQVEDGVLLCTGKKGPWLRSKQQYSDFDLRLEYKIRAAGNSGVYVHVPENGNHHGKDAGVEIQILDDFSPKYKTLKDWQYTGSVYDFAPAKEHVGREVGEWNSLQIECSARRYRITHNGVLIVDAGVTEFPGLAERLSTGYLGLQNHSEEVWFRNIRIKPRREM, from the coding sequence ATGCTTTGCCGACGACTACTTACCTGCTGCATCGGCCTGCTTTTTGTCGGTTACTGCTTTACAGCTGTAGGCCAAGACGCGGCAACTCTTCACTCCACGCTGCGGTCGAATGCCAAAGGTGTGACGTACCCGCTTTTCAACGGCAAGAACTTGCAAGGCTGGAAGGCTCTCAAGTGCGAAGCCACCGTGGAGGATGGCAAGCTGGTGATCACGGGCGGCGATGGCTTGTTGCGTTCGGAAAGTCGCTACCGCAACTTCGTGCTCGATCTCGACTACAAGCCGCGCAAAGAAGCGATGTACGACAGTGGCATTTACTTTCGCTGCGAAGAGCCCGCGGCGGGCAAGGCGTCTCCTAGTCGCTATCAGGTCAATCTAAAGCAGGGGGACGAACTCAACCTGATCAAGTATCCGCAGGCACGCAGCACGGGACTCGTGAAGGCCGGCGATTGGAACCATGTGAAGCTGACCGTCATCGGCGACCGGGCTGCCTGCGAGATCAACGGCAAAGAAGCCTGGGCCACCGACGGCATCGAAGCCGAAGAGGGCTACCTCGGCATTCAGGTAGAGGTGCCCGCGGGTGGCCAATTTGAATTCAAGAATATCCAGGTCACGGAAGTCGGCTACGAAAGTCTGTTCAATGGCAAAGACTTAGCCGGCTGGCAAGGGGCAGGGGAGGAGGCCAGCGCTTGTTGGCAAGTGGAAGATGGCGTGCTGCTGTGCACGGGCAAAAAAGGCCCTTGGCTGCGGAGCAAACAGCAATACTCCGATTTCGATTTGCGACTCGAATATAAGATCCGTGCTGCAGGAAATTCAGGCGTCTACGTGCACGTTCCCGAAAACGGCAATCACCACGGCAAGGATGCAGGCGTGGAGATTCAGATCCTCGACGACTTCTCGCCGAAGTACAAAACACTGAAGGATTGGCAATACACGGGCAGCGTGTATGACTTCGCTCCCGCCAAAGAGCATGTCGGCCGTGAAGTGGGTGAGTGGAACTCGCTGCAGATTGAATGTTCGGCGCGACGTTACCGCATCACCCACAACGGCGTGCTGATCGTCGATGCAGGCGTAACAGAATTTCCCGGCTTGGCCGAACGGCTGAGCACCGGGTACCTCGGCTTGCAGAACCACAGCGAAGAGGTGTGGTTCCGCAACATCCGCATCAAGCCGCGGCGCGAGATGTGA
- a CDS encoding DUF1559 family PulG-like putative transporter, with amino-acid sequence MSARNRISRPSRPAFTLVELLVVIAIIGVLVALLLPAVQAAREAARRMSCSNKLKQIALATHNFHDTYQVLPYATRSRLAGEGVDSYVTGFIQILPFMEGDAIARRWDPKLPRNSTVDSDGDGYTNAQLQQMKIPTFTCPTMTPPSAQLSENRGPCSYLFSSGSVDVQSFHYVSPDPEYDGVIVPYKDIATMGGDVSPNKLETKLRDIIDGTSNTLLAGETDFAPRGQPSAMYGGVWAYGYIGYSWGSTFIKFNRHDNTTTVYGAYRSQHPAGANFAISDGSVRFVNTSIDDVIYKASSTRNGGEISQLP; translated from the coding sequence ATGTCCGCACGGAATCGAATTTCTCGCCCTTCTCGCCCTGCTTTTACGCTGGTCGAACTGCTCGTCGTCATCGCCATCATTGGCGTGCTCGTGGCTCTCTTGTTGCCCGCAGTTCAGGCTGCTCGCGAAGCAGCTCGCCGGATGTCGTGCAGCAACAAGCTGAAGCAGATTGCTTTGGCCACGCACAATTTTCATGACACCTATCAAGTGCTGCCATACGCGACGCGTTCGCGCTTGGCCGGCGAAGGTGTTGATTCCTATGTGACCGGCTTCATTCAAATCCTGCCGTTCATGGAAGGCGACGCCATTGCCCGCCGGTGGGATCCAAAGCTGCCGCGCAACAGCACCGTCGACAGTGATGGCGACGGCTACACCAATGCCCAATTGCAGCAGATGAAGATCCCCACCTTCACCTGCCCCACGATGACGCCGCCCAGCGCTCAGTTGTCGGAGAATCGCGGTCCGTGCAGCTATTTGTTCTCCAGCGGTTCGGTTGACGTGCAATCGTTCCACTATGTTTCGCCCGATCCCGAATACGATGGCGTGATTGTTCCTTACAAGGACATTGCCACCATGGGAGGTGACGTTTCGCCCAACAAGCTCGAAACCAAGCTGCGTGACATCATCGACGGCACGAGCAATACGCTGCTCGCCGGCGAAACCGATTTCGCTCCCCGCGGTCAGCCGTCGGCGATGTACGGCGGCGTGTGGGCCTACGGTTACATTGGCTATTCGTGGGGTTCGACCTTCATCAAGTTCAACCGCCACGATAACACTACGACCGTTTATGGTGCTTATCGCAGCCAACACCCTGCCGGCGCCAACTTCGCAATCAGCGATGGTTCGGTGCGCTTCGTCAACACCAGCATTGACGATGTGATCTACAAAGCTTCGTCGACTCGCAACGGCGGTGAGATCTCGCAGCTGCCGTAG
- a CDS encoding DUF1570 domain-containing protein, translated as MDTAGLANAAGQSCARTAAWLGCLIALFGSSQVLAQPLTDSLGTWKLEELRTKEGKFFKGLVQDEREHDLDFAEIVQPMGKPMYAVLRWVRKREILTLTKLPDEEHEQLLKRFEQFRLRTVIEAGKMEDLLLRTEEHGAQTHHLYDGPWFRVDSTTDEETTRRCVVRIEQIFQAYRMILPPKGRPQELLRIRLYGSLDQYRDELRRLKLNISNPAFYSSRERTILAGTDLDTYSRHLTEIRHDHEQARKEWEQRDTEFHKHLPEEVAKLKAAGFTQNEINDEMNLRKARWREQLAAKYAQLVEIDRRNDGKFAEVTAQMFAQLYHEAFHAWLDNFVYAKSRKNVPRWLNEGLAQVFESGRLDGQSLRLDAPSPTRLATLQADLKREPWPLAELLNNENAPFLEGHARDSKAAERTYAYAWGLAWYLAFHEQKLSGAALDQFVAPAAAELSPIERFEKFTGKRLPDFEKEWRRAMLEARPPR; from the coding sequence ATGGACACAGCCGGGCTGGCGAACGCCGCTGGGCAGTCGTGCGCACGAACTGCCGCGTGGCTTGGTTGTTTGATCGCACTGTTCGGCAGCAGCCAAGTGCTCGCTCAGCCGCTGACCGACTCGCTCGGTACTTGGAAGCTTGAGGAGCTGCGCACCAAAGAGGGAAAGTTTTTCAAAGGGCTGGTGCAGGACGAGCGCGAGCATGACCTCGATTTCGCCGAGATCGTGCAGCCGATGGGGAAGCCCATGTATGCGGTGCTGCGCTGGGTGCGGAAGCGGGAGATCCTCACACTGACGAAGCTGCCCGATGAAGAGCATGAGCAACTCCTCAAACGGTTCGAGCAGTTTCGGCTGCGTACGGTGATCGAAGCCGGCAAGATGGAAGACTTGCTGCTGCGAACCGAAGAGCATGGCGCGCAGACGCATCATTTGTACGACGGCCCTTGGTTTCGCGTCGACAGCACGACCGATGAGGAGACGACACGGCGGTGCGTGGTGCGGATCGAGCAGATCTTTCAAGCCTATCGTATGATCTTGCCGCCGAAGGGGCGGCCGCAGGAACTGCTTCGGATTCGGCTGTATGGCTCGCTCGATCAATACCGCGATGAACTCCGGCGACTCAAGCTGAATATTTCGAACCCGGCGTTTTATTCCTCACGCGAGCGGACGATTCTCGCCGGCACCGATCTCGATACCTATTCGCGGCACCTCACCGAGATTCGTCACGATCACGAGCAAGCCCGCAAAGAATGGGAACAGCGCGATACGGAGTTCCACAAGCATCTGCCCGAGGAAGTGGCGAAGTTGAAGGCGGCCGGCTTTACACAAAATGAGATCAACGACGAAATGAACTTGCGCAAGGCGCGCTGGCGGGAGCAACTCGCGGCCAAATATGCGCAGCTAGTCGAAATCGATCGCCGCAACGACGGCAAGTTTGCAGAAGTCACGGCGCAGATGTTCGCGCAGTTGTATCACGAAGCCTTTCACGCCTGGCTCGACAATTTTGTGTATGCCAAGTCGCGCAAGAACGTGCCACGGTGGCTTAACGAAGGGCTGGCACAGGTTTTTGAAAGTGGCCGGCTTGATGGGCAGTCGCTGCGACTCGACGCACCATCGCCGACGCGATTAGCCACGCTGCAAGCCGATTTGAAGCGCGAACCGTGGCCGCTGGCCGAACTGCTAAACAACGAAAACGCGCCGTTTCTCGAAGGCCATGCCCGCGACAGCAAAGCCGCGGAGCGAACCTATGCCTACGCTTGGGGTCTAGCCTGGTATCTCGCATTTCACGAGCAAAAGCTAAGCGGCGCGGCGCTCGATCAGTTCGTCGCGCCGGCTGCGGCCGAACTATCACCGATCGAACGCTTTGAAAAATTCACCGGCAAGCGACTGCCAGATTTTGAAAAAGAATGGCGGCGGGCCATGCTGGAAGCGCGCCCGCCGCGATGA
- a CDS encoding leucine-rich repeat domain-containing protein has product MKRPMGLAAALKQHAGDFAKALESIGLEVELDEQQRITRVIYAKFDGKFSDADFALLAQIPTLDGIYLCDVKLTDDGLAALEKMPQLTSLMLGSKSLTDGCLRHLQHVPNLTILHLSKSQVTGRGLDLPHPERLTWLDFTDSPIDDEGLKRIARCTQVKSLDLWGTAISDAGLKHLQACHKLERLSLYRTQVTDTGVKALATLPALNDLQLGETKATDNCLADLLKLPALKEVNFGSEQISVATLERLQAAGVNVRHGQLLNVVRTENLLRYSGMDFEVDTDDSKLMALIDPSGKKLYWQLDIQCTDKYVPDHMQPAHLEGPPIQSQKSWKDLAGETLKIKFDPEALHPILPDNPSNIYVGWHAAPNDHRIKFVKRNGNRFLIDWHCDAGESEDEHSPVWVFAEIPFTELAVVGEKSITATEAKRRAAAFFDLQDFSEPEIDDNEHFPHAHFRFTGSGK; this is encoded by the coding sequence ATGAAACGCCCAATGGGCCTGGCTGCTGCACTGAAACAGCATGCCGGAGATTTTGCTAAGGCGCTGGAGTCCATCGGACTCGAAGTGGAACTCGACGAGCAACAGCGAATCACGCGTGTTATCTACGCTAAGTTCGACGGCAAGTTCAGCGATGCCGACTTCGCGCTCCTCGCGCAGATTCCGACGCTAGATGGAATTTATCTGTGCGATGTGAAGCTCACGGATGACGGCCTCGCGGCTCTTGAGAAAATGCCGCAACTCACCAGCCTGATGCTCGGTTCGAAGAGCCTGACTGACGGCTGCCTGCGTCATTTGCAGCATGTTCCCAATCTGACCATTTTGCACCTCAGCAAATCGCAAGTCACAGGCCGAGGACTCGATCTACCTCATCCCGAGCGACTAACTTGGCTCGACTTCACGGACTCGCCGATTGACGACGAAGGGCTGAAACGCATTGCCCGCTGCACGCAGGTTAAATCGCTCGACCTGTGGGGTACGGCGATCAGCGATGCCGGTCTGAAGCACTTGCAAGCCTGCCACAAACTCGAGCGACTGTCGCTCTATCGCACGCAGGTCACAGACACGGGAGTAAAAGCTTTAGCTACCCTGCCGGCGCTAAATGATTTGCAGTTGGGCGAAACGAAGGCAACCGACAATTGCCTCGCCGACTTGCTGAAGCTTCCGGCTCTTAAAGAAGTGAACTTTGGATCGGAGCAGATTTCCGTCGCCACGCTGGAACGCTTGCAAGCCGCGGGAGTGAACGTCCGTCACGGCCAACTGCTGAATGTAGTGCGGACCGAAAACCTGCTCCGCTATTCCGGCATGGATTTCGAAGTGGATACGGACGATTCCAAACTGATGGCGCTCATCGATCCCAGTGGCAAGAAGCTTTACTGGCAACTAGACATCCAGTGCACGGACAAGTACGTCCCCGATCACATGCAACCCGCGCACTTGGAAGGCCCGCCAATCCAGTCGCAGAAATCGTGGAAGGATCTGGCGGGCGAAACGCTGAAGATCAAGTTCGACCCTGAAGCGCTGCATCCAATCTTGCCGGACAATCCCAGCAATATTTACGTCGGCTGGCACGCGGCTCCCAACGACCACCGCATCAAATTCGTGAAGCGCAACGGCAATCGTTTTTTGATCGACTGGCATTGCGACGCGGGAGAATCCGAGGACGAACATAGCCCAGTTTGGGTCTTCGCCGAAATCCCTTTCACTGAGTTGGCCGTCGTGGGCGAAAAATCAATCACCGCAACCGAGGCCAAACGCCGCGCGGCTGCCTTCTTCGACTTGCAGGATTTCAGCGAACCCGAAATCGACGACAACGAGCATTTCCCGCACGCACACTTTCGCTTTACTGGGAGCGGTAAGTAA
- the ilvC gene encoding ketol-acid reductoisomerase: protein MPATIFYDNDADLSTLKGKTVAIIGYGSQGHAQAQNLRDSGVNVIIGQRPGGPNYDLAIKHGFKPMSAADATKQADVVNILLPDELQGDVYRQEIKPNLKPGAILMCSHGFNLHFGQVEPPPGVDTLLVAPKGPGHLVRSEFEKGGGVPCLIAVGPGAKPETTKVGLAYAKGIGGTRGGVIQTTIAEETETDLFGEQVVLCGGVSELVKAGFQTLVEAGYQPEMAYFECMHELKLIVDLLYQGGLSYMRYSISNTAEYGDYTRGPRIITDETRKEMKKILTEIQTGQFAREWILENKAGAPGFKATRRREKTSQLEDVGRRLRKLMAWINAKEV, encoded by the coding sequence ATGCCCGCCACCATCTTCTACGACAACGACGCCGACCTCAGCACACTCAAGGGTAAGACCGTCGCCATCATCGGCTACGGTTCGCAAGGCCATGCTCAGGCTCAGAACCTGCGCGACAGCGGCGTGAACGTCATCATCGGCCAACGCCCGGGCGGCCCGAACTACGACCTCGCTATCAAGCACGGCTTCAAGCCGATGAGCGCTGCCGACGCCACCAAGCAAGCCGACGTCGTCAACATCCTGCTGCCCGATGAACTGCAAGGCGATGTCTATCGCCAAGAGATCAAGCCGAACCTGAAGCCCGGCGCCATCCTGATGTGCTCGCACGGCTTCAACCTGCACTTCGGCCAGGTCGAACCGCCGCCGGGCGTCGACACGTTGCTCGTCGCGCCGAAGGGCCCGGGCCATCTCGTCCGCAGCGAATTCGAAAAGGGCGGCGGCGTGCCTTGCTTGATCGCCGTTGGTCCTGGCGCCAAGCCGGAAACCACCAAGGTCGGCCTCGCCTATGCCAAGGGCATTGGTGGCACCCGTGGTGGCGTGATTCAAACGACCATCGCAGAAGAAACCGAAACGGATCTCTTCGGCGAACAAGTCGTCCTCTGCGGCGGCGTGAGCGAGCTGGTGAAGGCCGGTTTCCAAACGCTGGTCGAAGCCGGCTACCAACCGGAAATGGCTTACTTCGAATGCATGCACGAACTGAAGTTGATCGTCGACCTGCTCTATCAGGGTGGCCTCAGCTACATGCGTTACAGCATCAGCAACACGGCCGAGTACGGCGATTACACCCGCGGCCCGCGGATCATCACCGACGAGACCCGCAAGGAAATGAAGAAGATCCTCACCGAAATCCAAACCGGCCAATTCGCCCGCGAATGGATCCTCGAAAACAAAGCCGGTGCCCCTGGCTTCAAAGCCACCCGCCGCCGCGAAAAGACCAGCCAACTGGAAGACGTGGGCCGCCGTCTCCGCAAGCTGATGGCTTGGATCAACGCCAAGGAAGTTTAG
- the ilvN gene encoding acetolactate synthase small subunit — MRHVLSAVVQNVPGVLAHISGMLASRGYNIDSLAVGETEDKSLSRMTFVVMGDDRVLEQVRKQLSKVVTVVHVDDISATDYVERDLMLLKVTAPPGSKRTEVRELVEIFRGRIVDVGPEEVMIEISGREQKIMAFIDRMRPYGIVELVRTGRIAMVRGLPKTTPKEEDISLPEDIPNREVATHDNL, encoded by the coding sequence ATGCGTCACGTTCTTTCTGCCGTCGTGCAAAACGTTCCGGGTGTGCTCGCACACATTTCCGGCATGCTCGCTTCGCGCGGCTACAACATCGATTCGCTCGCCGTCGGCGAGACCGAAGACAAATCTCTGTCGCGGATGACTTTTGTCGTCATGGGTGACGACCGAGTTCTCGAGCAGGTCCGCAAGCAGCTGAGCAAGGTCGTCACCGTCGTGCATGTCGACGACATCAGCGCCACCGACTATGTCGAGCGCGACCTGATGCTCCTCAAGGTCACGGCCCCGCCGGGATCAAAGCGCACCGAAGTTCGCGAGCTGGTCGAAATCTTCCGCGGCCGCATCGTCGATGTTGGTCCCGAAGAAGTGATGATCGAAATCTCGGGCCGCGAACAAAAGATCATGGCCTTCATCGATCGCATGCGTCCGTACGGCATCGTCGAGCTCGTCCGCACGGGCCGCATTGCCATGGTCCGCGGCTTGCCGAAGACCACGCCCAAGGAAGAAGACATCTCGCTGCCCGAAGACATCCCGAACCGGGAAGTCGCCACGCACGACAATCTGTAA
- the rpmB gene encoding 50S ribosomal protein L28 produces MAYKCEYCDKGKSKGNQIETRGKAKYLGGVGTKITGITRREFKPNLQQVRITTPGGTNLTVRVCTRCLKKGVVRKAVKQAPFKLPVSAVKAAVPAAAAPAAKPAAPAKPAAPAKKK; encoded by the coding sequence ATGGCTTACAAGTGCGAATATTGCGACAAGGGCAAGTCCAAGGGAAATCAGATCGAGACCCGCGGTAAGGCCAAGTACCTGGGCGGCGTCGGTACCAAGATCACCGGCATCACCCGCCGCGAATTCAAGCCGAACTTGCAACAGGTCCGCATCACCACCCCAGGCGGCACGAACCTGACCGTTCGCGTTTGCACCCGCTGCCTCAAGAAGGGCGTGGTTCGCAAGGCCGTCAAGCAAGCTCCATTCAAGCTGCCCGTGTCGGCCGTGAAGGCTGCGGTTCCTGCCGCTGCTGCACCGGCTGCCAAGCCAGCCGCGCCGGCGAAGCCCGCCGCGCCCGCCAAGAAGAAGTAA
- the gatC gene encoding Asp-tRNA(Asn)/Glu-tRNA(Gln) amidotransferase subunit GatC, with protein sequence MSLSREDVEKVSLLGRLRLTDAELDTMTSQLGRIVGYIETLSPLKTDDVQPMAHAFDLNNVFAEDIQGEHLPRPAALANAPKRDDECYRVPAVLGD encoded by the coding sequence ATGTCGCTCTCGCGCGAAGATGTCGAAAAAGTGTCGCTCCTCGGCCGGTTGCGTTTGACCGATGCCGAGTTGGATACGATGACTTCTCAGCTCGGCCGCATCGTCGGCTACATCGAGACGCTCAGCCCGCTGAAGACCGACGACGTGCAGCCAATGGCCCACGCGTTCGACCTGAACAACGTCTTCGCGGAAGACATCCAAGGCGAACATCTGCCGCGACCCGCGGCGCTCGCGAATGCACCGAAGCGCGATGACGAATGCTATCGCGTGCCGGCTGTGCTGGGCGACTAG